The genomic window TTTGGTAAATTGAGTTTCACAGACAAAATCTAGACTAACTGTTCATCTAGTCGACACTGTGCTAAATCTCTGATTAGAGCGATACGTTGTTCAATATAAGAAGCTAAATCCTTTGTTTCTTGCCCAGTGAGACTTTTTTGCCGTTGGATGCGATTAATTAAGCTATCGATTAATTCTCTCTTAGAAAGATGTAAAAGACTGTGAGCTTGAAATTGCTCTGTGGTCAACCATAGTTGCTTAATAATAACAGGATGTAACACTTTCGACTTTCCTCACACTTGAGATTCATCTTAAAAAATTATAAAAATAAAGACTTTTATAAATGGTAGTCATTTACACATTTTTATGATTCGTAATAGACTAATAAACCTGAGTTCGTGGTTAGGAGTTCGGAGTTCGGAGTTATACCAAATCCGCTTATCATCGTAGAGTAATCTTCTTTCTCCCCCTGTCTCCTCTGCTTCCTCTACTCCCTCTGCCTTCTCAAGATGATTGGTCTACTGTCTACAGCAGTTTGAGACTTGATAGTTTCAATTTATATTGAACTACTCCCCCTGTCCCTCCTTTAAATCCTTGAATAGCTCCTCAGCCGCTTGCTCTGCTGCATCTACAAAGGGACGCAGAATCAAATCTACCTCAGAGGTTTGTAGTGCTTCATCTTCGTGATCTTTATGGATAGTGACGGCCAATTTCCCCTTATAGTCGTAGTGCTGGAGGGCGTGTAGCAGGGTTAGGTTAATCTCAATCCCTGGAATACTGCTAACGACCCACTTAACCGCATTCAGGGGAAGGTGACTGGGGTATTCTGGATCTTCTGCATCACCATAGTGAACCAAGAAACCCTGTCGCCGCCAACGCCGCACATTTTCTGGGTCAAAGTCCACACCATGAACAACCAGTCCTTTCCTGCTGAGGCTGTTCACCAACCAACCACCATAGCGACCCAAGCCATAGACAATCACATCAGCTTTTGTGGCGGAAAACCCAGTATCCCCGGCTTCTTCTCGGTGTGGAATTCGGCGCTCGAAGATGCTCAGTGTGGGCGATAGCCACTCATACAGCAGGTGGGAATAAAGGATCATATAAGTGGACACGCCGATAGTAATTAAACCTACCAGGGTGATCAACCCCACCGTCTCTTCATCGATATGTCCTAGACTCAAACCCAAGGCCGCAAGAATTAGGGAAAACTCGCTAATTTGAGCTACGGTCAACCCAGAAAGCAAGCTGGTGCGTTTGCGATAACCCATATAGCCCATGATTGCCATGACAATGGTGGGGTTGCCAATCAGAACAAACAGGGACAACACTAGGGCAGGTACAATCTGCGCCCCCAGCAGATGTAAGTCGAGGTGAGCCCCCAGGTTCACAAAAAAGAACAGCAGAAGAAAGTCTCGAATGCTGACTAACCGTGACCCAATTGCATCCCGATAGCGAGTAGACGCTAAGGAAATCCCCGACAAAAATGCCCCGACTTCACTACTGAACCCTAAAATTTCACTTAGTGCAGAGAGTGTTACAGCCCAAGCGATCGCAAAGATAAGAAGCAATTCCTGCGATTGCGCCAAATGGTGGAGTAACTTCGGCAGCACAAAGGCCATCATGACCCCGACCCCTAGAAGCAACAGTCCTCCTTTTAGCACCAGTTGCAACAGGGTTATCCCTGGGGACAGAGCAGCATCACCTCCCAAAGCCGACAGCCCAATCATGACCAACACCACGACCAGGTCTTGCACAATCAAAAAGCCTAGCGCAATCCGACCATGTAGGGAATCAATCTCTCGTTTATCCGAGAGGAGCTTGACAATAATGATTGTGCTGGAGAAGGTCAAAGCGACGGCAATATACACCGCTGTTAGGGGAGTAAACCCCAACAAAAGAGAAATCAGAAAACCCACGATTGACGTAAAGGCGACTTGCCCGAACCCGGTTGCTAGTGCTACCGACCCCATGCTTTGAATTAGGTGCAGGTCAAGCTTTAGCCCTACCACAAACAGCAGAAGGGCAATGCCCAACTCCGCAAACAGTTCCATTTCTTCACTTGGGATAACCCAGCCAAAGGCCGAAGGTCCAACCAGAATACCTACTGCAATGAAGGCGACAATCAACGGTTGACGTAACGCCAAACCCATTGCTCCCACTATAGTGGAAACCAATAAGACAAAAGCGGTTTCATAGAAAGGGTTAGTGAGTAGTTCCATTGTTGAATCCATTCGCAAAAAAGAAAGGGTTATTAACTCAATTTGTGTTGAGTTTTGAGAACTCATTTCTGACAGTTTCTCAAAGTCTCTTTCAATCTTAATCTTTAATTCTCAACTCTTTTAACTTACATTCTGTTTATTTCACTGAGTCATTATCCTGAAGAATAATCCCCCCACCCAAAACAATCTCCCCATCATAGAAAACAGCAGCTTGACCTGGCGTAATGC from Crocosphaera subtropica ATCC 51142 includes these protein-coding regions:
- a CDS encoding cation:proton antiporter; this translates as MSSQNSTQIELITLSFLRMDSTMELLTNPFYETAFVLLVSTIVGAMGLALRQPLIVAFIAVGILVGPSAFGWVIPSEEMELFAELGIALLLFVVGLKLDLHLIQSMGSVALATGFGQVAFTSIVGFLISLLLGFTPLTAVYIAVALTFSSTIIIVKLLSDKREIDSLHGRIALGFLIVQDLVVVLVMIGLSALGGDAALSPGITLLQLVLKGGLLLLGVGVMMAFVLPKLLHHLAQSQELLLIFAIAWAVTLSALSEILGFSSEVGAFLSGISLASTRYRDAIGSRLVSIRDFLLLFFFVNLGAHLDLHLLGAQIVPALVLSLFVLIGNPTIVMAIMGYMGYRKRTSLLSGLTVAQISEFSLILAALGLSLGHIDEETVGLITLVGLITIGVSTYMILYSHLLYEWLSPTLSIFERRIPHREEAGDTGFSATKADVIVYGLGRYGGWLVNSLSRKGLVVHGVDFDPENVRRWRRQGFLVHYGDAEDPEYPSHLPLNAVKWVVSSIPGIEINLTLLHALQHYDYKGKLAVTIHKDHEDEALQTSEVDLILRPFVDAAEQAAEELFKDLKEGQGE